A region of Streptomyces sp. R44 DNA encodes the following proteins:
- a CDS encoding CBS domain-containing protein: MRHRSVADLMTPTAVAVQRGTSFKEIARILDEYGITAVPVVDEENRPVGVVSEADLLRRHTAKDGPSSAEAMMSSPAVTARPSWTAVEAARLMERHRVKRLPVVDADGRLIGVLSRSDLLQLFLRRDRSIQEEIREDVIVRILRLSPSAVHIDVDEGRVTLSGTLERPGVGPVLVRLCETVDGVVEVVDRMAYGEGHGAPDGDAL, from the coding sequence ATGAGGCACCGCAGTGTCGCGGACCTGATGACGCCCACCGCGGTCGCGGTGCAGCGCGGGACCTCGTTCAAGGAGATCGCGCGGATCCTCGACGAGTACGGCATCACCGCGGTCCCGGTGGTCGACGAGGAGAACCGGCCGGTGGGCGTCGTCTCCGAGGCGGACCTGCTGCGGCGGCACACGGCGAAGGACGGGCCGAGCTCGGCCGAGGCCATGATGTCGAGCCCGGCCGTGACGGCCCGGCCCTCCTGGACCGCCGTCGAGGCGGCCCGTCTGATGGAACGCCACCGGGTGAAGCGGCTCCCGGTCGTGGACGCGGACGGCCGGCTGATCGGGGTGCTCAGCCGCAGCGATCTGCTCCAGTTGTTCCTGCGGAGGGACCGCTCGATCCAGGAGGAGATCCGCGAGGACGTGATCGTGCGCATCCTGCGCCTGTCCCCCTCGGCGGTGCACATCGACGTCGACGAGGGCCGGGTGACACTCAGCGGCACCCTCGAACGCCCGGGCGTCGGCCCGGTCCTGGTCCGCCTGTGCGAGACGGTGGACGGGGTGGTGGAGGTCGTGGACCGGATGGCGTACGGGGAGGGGCACGGCGCGCCCGATGGTGACGCTCTTTAG
- a CDS encoding dsRBD fold-containing protein — MSRTLEWTVGLELTEDSGRTKAEATLSTGTSTLTGHGSARCNPADVDVPAIGDELAASRAMKDLAGKLMREANREMEAVGAGTVPQHTGPGYGWPEAVS; from the coding sequence ATGAGCCGCACGCTGGAATGGACGGTCGGGCTGGAACTGACCGAGGACAGCGGCAGGACGAAGGCCGAGGCCACGCTGAGCACCGGCACCTCGACCCTCACGGGCCACGGCTCCGCGCGGTGCAACCCGGCGGACGTGGACGTGCCGGCGATCGGCGACGAACTCGCCGCGAGCCGGGCCATGAAGGACCTGGCCGGCAAGCTCATGCGGGAGGCCAACCGGGAGATGGAGGCGGTGGGCGCGGGGACCGTACCCCAGCACACCGGCCCCGGCTACGGCTGGCCGGAGGCGGTCTCCTGA
- a CDS encoding maleylpyruvate isomerase family mycothiol-dependent enzyme, with product MTTQRTAGVLPEGLAEAIRGTAEDIAAVLRTPAPGGRPAEALPVPRSTWTVGEAAAHLAQANALMADLAAGRERPYGDGTPGSLAEANEAALAGFGERAPGPLAEMITAQAAAFLADVEERDPAEPLSTPLGRMSPAVLGSYLLTHMLGHGYDLALALNRPHMLDARRVVLTLPFMVEAMPRVADPAAVAGLTASFAVRLRGGPGFGVTVTDGAVSTGHEPPARPDCTILTEPVAFLLLGLGRLDPWPVIARGKALGWGRKPWLAPRFPRLFRAP from the coding sequence ATGACGACACAGCGGACGGCAGGGGTGCTTCCCGAAGGGCTCGCCGAGGCGATACGCGGGACCGCCGAGGACATCGCGGCGGTCCTGCGCACACCGGCGCCGGGCGGACGGCCGGCGGAGGCCCTTCCCGTGCCGCGCTCGACCTGGACGGTCGGAGAGGCCGCCGCCCACCTGGCGCAGGCCAACGCCCTCATGGCCGACCTGGCCGCCGGCCGTGAACGCCCCTACGGCGACGGCACCCCCGGCAGCCTCGCCGAGGCCAACGAAGCCGCCCTCGCCGGGTTCGGCGAGCGGGCTCCCGGCCCGCTGGCCGAGATGATCACGGCCCAGGCCGCCGCGTTCCTCGCGGACGTCGAGGAACGCGACCCGGCCGAGCCGCTCTCCACGCCGCTCGGCCGCATGAGCCCGGCCGTCCTCGGCTCGTACCTGCTGACCCATATGCTCGGCCACGGCTACGACCTCGCCCTCGCGCTGAACCGCCCCCACATGCTCGACGCCCGCCGGGTCGTCCTCACCCTGCCCTTCATGGTCGAGGCGATGCCCCGGGTCGCGGACCCGGCCGCCGTCGCCGGTCTGACCGCGAGCTTCGCCGTACGGCTCCGGGGCGGCCCGGGCTTCGGCGTCACCGTCACGGACGGCGCGGTCAGCACCGGCCACGAGCCGCCTGCCCGACCCGACTGCACGATCCTGACCGAACCGGTCGCCTTCCTCCTCCTCGGCCTCGGCCGGCTCGACCCCTGGCCGGTGATCGCCCGCGGCAAGGCGCTCGGCTGGGGCCGCAAGCCCTGGCTCGCGCCCCGCTTCCCCCGACTCTTCCGCGCGCCCTGA
- a CDS encoding MerR family transcriptional regulator: MSIGELAGRFGLATHVLRHWESAGLLAPARDPHGRRRYDDSHITRVAVVLRAKRAGLALDDIREVLRAGEPGARRRRLEAHREELRRRVAEAQACLDLVECALGCAHDDLADCPRFREVVATTAGGEELPAATGTNGATRWYGP, encoded by the coding sequence ATGAGCATCGGCGAACTCGCGGGTCGGTTCGGTCTCGCCACCCATGTGCTGCGGCACTGGGAGTCCGCCGGTCTCCTCGCACCCGCCCGCGACCCCCACGGCCGCCGCCGCTACGACGACAGCCACATCACCCGCGTCGCCGTCGTCCTGCGGGCCAAGCGGGCGGGCCTCGCCCTCGACGACATCCGCGAAGTGCTGCGGGCCGGGGAACCGGGGGCCCGCCGCCGGCGGCTCGAAGCGCACCGCGAGGAGCTCCGGCGCCGGGTCGCGGAGGCACAGGCCTGCCTCGACCTGGTCGAATGCGCGCTGGGCTGCGCCCACGACGACCTCGCCGACTGTCCCCGGTTCCGCGAGGTCGTCGCCACCACGGCCGGTGGAGAAGAGCTTCCCGCCGCGACCGGTACGAACGGGGCTACTCGCTGGTACGGTCCCTGA
- a CDS encoding methyltransferase domain-containing protein, which yields MSTTPAAGSGRDHRPALLAVLDAVDRAPGAASLRDRSYELLGVTAGTRLLDVGCGGGLAVAEAGALGALAAGVDRDGEMIAAARRRHPGHAFAVAEATALPYEDGAWDAYRADKVLHELPDPAAALAEARRVLAPGGRAVLTGQDWDTCVLDAEDGALTRRIVHARADLVTGPRVARRFRGLLLDHGFEDVAVEVSTAVLTDAHWLPLATGLAESAVRTGAITPEQAAAWTADQAARAAGDRFFLAVPVFTASGTRA from the coding sequence ATGTCCACCACGCCTGCGGCCGGTTCGGGCCGCGACCACCGTCCTGCCCTGCTCGCCGTCCTCGACGCCGTCGACCGCGCCCCGGGAGCGGCCTCGCTGCGCGACCGCTCGTACGAGCTCCTGGGGGTGACCGCGGGGACCCGGCTGCTCGACGTGGGCTGCGGCGGAGGGCTCGCCGTCGCGGAGGCCGGCGCGCTCGGGGCCCTCGCCGCCGGTGTCGACCGGGACGGGGAGATGATCGCCGCGGCCCGGCGGCGCCACCCGGGGCACGCGTTCGCCGTCGCCGAGGCGACCGCGCTGCCCTACGAGGACGGCGCCTGGGACGCGTACCGCGCGGACAAGGTGCTGCACGAACTGCCCGATCCGGCGGCGGCGCTCGCGGAGGCGCGCCGGGTCCTCGCGCCGGGCGGGCGGGCCGTGCTCACCGGACAGGACTGGGACACCTGCGTCCTCGACGCCGAGGACGGCGCCCTGACCCGGAGGATCGTGCACGCGCGCGCGGACCTGGTGACCGGACCGCGCGTCGCGCGTCGCTTCCGCGGCCTGCTCCTGGACCACGGCTTCGAGGACGTGGCGGTGGAAGTCTCCACCGCCGTCCTCACCGACGCCCACTGGCTCCCCCTGGCGACCGGCCTGGCGGAGTCGGCGGTGCGGACGGGTGCGATCACCCCCGAGCAGGCGGCGGCCTGGACGGCGGACCAGGCCGCCCGGGCGGCCGGGGACCGCTTCTTCCTGGCCGTCCCCGTCTTCACCGCGTCCGGCACCCGGGCGTAG
- a CDS encoding NADP-dependent oxidoreductase codes for MRAISQDTLGTPEVLREAVVPRPVPGPSQILVAVRAAGVNPTDWKHRSSSLFLDRLPLVLGWDVSGVVEAVGFGVTLFKPGDEVFGMLPYPHGVGSHAEYVTAPARAFAHKPAEIDHVQAGALPLAALTAHQAIVDTAQVGPGQRVLIHAAAGGVGHLAVQIAKARGAYVIGTASAAKHAFVRSLGADEVIDYRTTDFAEAVQDVDMVLDPLSGDTRTRSFDVLRPGGTLVSLLPPTDPDDAARAAAKGVRAETLLVEADHAGMNAIAALVASGALRPHIEAVFPLAEAAKAHALGETDRTTGKLVLTVDGGQTGE; via the coding sequence ATGCGCGCCATCAGCCAGGACACCCTCGGCACCCCCGAGGTCCTCCGGGAGGCCGTGGTCCCGCGACCCGTGCCCGGCCCCAGCCAGATCCTCGTCGCCGTCCGCGCGGCCGGCGTCAACCCGACCGACTGGAAGCACCGCTCCTCCTCCCTCTTCCTCGACCGCCTGCCCCTCGTCCTCGGCTGGGACGTGTCCGGCGTCGTCGAGGCCGTCGGCTTCGGCGTGACCCTGTTCAAGCCCGGCGACGAGGTCTTCGGGATGCTGCCGTACCCGCACGGCGTCGGCTCCCACGCCGAGTACGTGACCGCCCCCGCCCGCGCCTTCGCCCACAAGCCGGCCGAGATCGACCACGTGCAGGCCGGCGCCCTGCCGCTCGCCGCGCTCACCGCGCACCAGGCGATCGTCGACACGGCCCAGGTCGGCCCCGGCCAGCGGGTCCTGATCCATGCGGCCGCCGGCGGCGTCGGCCACCTCGCGGTCCAGATCGCCAAGGCCCGCGGTGCGTACGTCATCGGCACCGCGAGCGCGGCGAAGCACGCGTTCGTCCGCTCCCTCGGCGCGGACGAGGTCATCGACTACCGCACCACCGACTTCGCCGAGGCCGTCCAGGACGTCGACATGGTCCTCGACCCGCTCTCCGGCGACACCCGCACCCGCTCCTTCGACGTCCTCCGCCCCGGCGGCACGCTCGTCTCCCTGCTGCCTCCCACCGACCCGGACGACGCGGCCAGGGCGGCGGCGAAGGGAGTCCGCGCGGAGACCCTCCTCGTCGAGGCCGACCACGCCGGCATGAACGCCATCGCCGCCCTCGTGGCCTCGGGCGCCCTCCGCCCCCACATCGAGGCGGTCTTCCCCCTCGCCGAAGCCGCCAAGGCCCACGCCCTCGGCGAGACCGACCGCACCACCGGCAAGCTCGTCCTCACGGTGGACGGCGGACAGACGGGGGAGTGA
- a CDS encoding GlxA family transcriptional regulator translates to MAAVTGDRHRVVVLALDGVYPFELGIPSRVFGTVSEHYEVLTCSVDGGPVRTNSDFSVTVEHGPEVLATAGTVILPPFDMSLLSRELPAALAEALASVPAGARMVSICTGAFVLAAAGLLEGRPATTHWALAAVFRDWFPQVALDADVLFIDDGEVLTSAGAASGVDVCLHLVRKDHGTAVANFVARVCVVPPWRDGGQAQYIEQPVPDTTANDTSATRQWALENLHEPLALSTLAEHARMSLRTFARRFNEEVGMSPGRWLIQQRVARARHLLESTDLAVDDIAGQVGFVTGTSLRQHLHAAIGVTPLAYRRTFRGGTAVLP, encoded by the coding sequence ATGGCTGCTGTCACGGGTGACCGTCATCGTGTCGTCGTCCTCGCCCTGGACGGGGTCTACCCCTTCGAGCTGGGCATCCCGAGCCGGGTGTTCGGCACGGTCTCCGAGCACTACGAGGTCCTGACCTGCTCGGTCGACGGCGGGCCCGTCCGTACCAACTCCGACTTCTCGGTGACCGTCGAGCACGGACCCGAGGTGCTCGCCACGGCCGGCACCGTGATCCTTCCGCCCTTCGACATGTCCCTCCTCTCCCGCGAGCTCCCCGCCGCCCTCGCCGAGGCGCTGGCCTCGGTGCCCGCCGGAGCACGGATGGTGTCCATCTGCACGGGCGCGTTCGTCCTCGCGGCCGCCGGGCTCCTGGAGGGCCGCCCCGCCACCACGCACTGGGCACTGGCCGCCGTCTTCCGGGACTGGTTCCCGCAGGTGGCCCTCGACGCCGACGTGCTGTTCATCGACGACGGCGAGGTGCTGACCTCGGCGGGCGCCGCGTCCGGCGTGGACGTCTGCCTGCACCTCGTACGGAAGGACCACGGCACCGCCGTCGCGAACTTCGTGGCCCGGGTGTGCGTCGTTCCGCCGTGGCGGGACGGCGGGCAGGCCCAGTACATCGAGCAGCCCGTGCCCGACACCACCGCCAACGACACCTCGGCCACCCGGCAGTGGGCGCTGGAGAACCTGCACGAGCCGCTGGCGCTCAGCACGCTCGCCGAGCACGCCCGGATGAGCCTGCGGACCTTCGCGCGCCGGTTCAACGAGGAGGTCGGCATGAGCCCCGGCCGCTGGCTGATCCAGCAGCGGGTGGCCCGCGCCCGGCACCTCCTGGAGTCCACGGACCTCGCCGTGGACGACATCGCGGGCCAGGTCGGCTTCGTCACCGGCACCTCGCTGCGCCAGCACCTGCACGCGGCGATCGGCGTCACCCCGCTCGCCTACCGGCGCACCTTCCGGGGCGGGACCGCCGTCCTCCCATAG
- a CDS encoding LysR family transcriptional regulator: protein MRHKDSDGVAGGAGQPPADLNLLRTFLAVYRSGSFTAGAGLLGLSQPTVTTQIRALERQTGRELFERLPRGVAPTTVAHDLAARVAGPLDALAAATGHEAAPHERTAPVHLAGPAELLCTRALPALAPLAAEGVRLRVSPGLTEPLLDELRAGRHDLVIATFRPRGRALTAVPLTDEEFVLVAAPGWAERVKERLALEGPAALHRVPLVTYAEDLPIARRYWRHVFGARLSCPAAVTVPDLRGVLAAVVAGAGFSVLPRYLCQAELASGALVPLHEPEDPPINTGYLVQRPGRPDNPDVTRVRDVLIEAGRAW, encoded by the coding sequence GTGAGGCATAAGGATTCCGATGGCGTGGCGGGCGGCGCGGGCCAGCCGCCGGCCGACCTGAACCTGCTGCGGACCTTCCTGGCGGTCTACCGCTCGGGTTCGTTCACCGCAGGCGCCGGGCTGCTCGGTCTCTCGCAGCCGACGGTGACCACCCAGATCCGCGCCCTGGAGCGGCAGACCGGCCGCGAGCTGTTCGAGCGGCTGCCGCGCGGTGTCGCCCCGACCACCGTCGCCCACGACCTCGCGGCCCGGGTCGCCGGGCCGCTCGACGCGCTGGCCGCCGCGACCGGGCACGAGGCCGCGCCGCACGAGCGGACCGCGCCCGTCCATCTCGCGGGCCCCGCCGAGCTGCTCTGCACGCGCGCCCTGCCCGCCCTCGCGCCGCTGGCGGCCGAAGGCGTACGGCTGAGGGTCAGCCCGGGCCTGACCGAGCCGCTCCTCGACGAGCTGCGCGCCGGCCGGCACGACCTGGTGATCGCCACCTTCCGGCCGCGCGGGCGGGCACTGACCGCCGTACCGCTCACGGACGAGGAGTTCGTCCTGGTGGCGGCCCCCGGGTGGGCCGAGCGCGTCAAGGAACGCCTCGCCCTGGAGGGACCGGCGGCGCTGCATCGCGTCCCCCTGGTCACGTACGCCGAGGATCTGCCCATAGCCCGCCGCTACTGGCGGCACGTGTTCGGGGCGCGGCTGTCCTGCCCCGCCGCCGTGACGGTCCCCGATCTGCGCGGGGTGCTCGCCGCGGTCGTCGCCGGAGCGGGGTTCAGCGTCCTGCCCCGCTACCTGTGCCAGGCCGAGCTGGCCTCGGGCGCCCTCGTGCCGCTGCACGAACCCGAGGACCCGCCCATCAACACCGGCTACCTCGTCCAGCGCCCGGGCCGCCCCGACAACCCCGACGTCACCCGCGTACGGGATGTGCTGATCGAGGCGGGGCGTGCCTGGTGA
- a CDS encoding DUF952 domain-containing protein, giving the protein MIYHVVTSAEWSARPEEPYAPASLAEEGFVHCSPDEPTTLAVVNAFYRSASRPLLVLLLDESRLTARTEWEAAAPTPPPGVSGETLFPHVFGPIDRAAVDGILEITWDADGRATGLAKTG; this is encoded by the coding sequence ATGATCTACCACGTCGTGACGTCCGCCGAATGGTCCGCCCGGCCCGAGGAGCCGTACGCCCCCGCCTCCCTCGCGGAGGAGGGTTTCGTCCACTGCTCCCCCGACGAGCCGACCACGCTCGCCGTCGTCAACGCCTTCTACCGCAGCGCCTCCCGGCCGCTCCTGGTGCTCCTCCTCGACGAGAGCCGGCTCACGGCCAGGACCGAGTGGGAGGCCGCCGCGCCGACCCCGCCGCCCGGCGTCTCCGGGGAGACGCTCTTCCCGCACGTGTTCGGGCCGATCGACCGTGCCGCCGTCGACGGGATCCTGGAGATCACCTGGGACGCGGACGGCCGGGCGACGGGTCTCGCGAAGACCGGCTGA
- a CDS encoding response regulator: MRIVVAEDLYLLRDGMVRLIEAYGHEVVATAATGPETLQALRTWRPDVAVVDVRMPPSHTDEGLRAAIAARAELPGLPVLILSQYVEQLYARELLADGSGGIGYFLKDSVFDADQFIDALERVAAGGTAMDPAVIAKLLSGGPSNRRLEKLTEREHSVLGLMAEGLSNQVIAQRLFLSESAIGKYTTSLFGKLGIVDDGTNNRRVLAVLAYLNKD; the protein is encoded by the coding sequence ATGCGCATCGTCGTAGCCGAAGACCTGTACCTGTTGCGCGACGGGATGGTCCGCCTCATCGAGGCCTACGGGCACGAGGTGGTGGCGACGGCGGCCACCGGACCCGAGACGCTGCAGGCCCTGCGCACCTGGCGGCCCGACGTCGCCGTCGTCGACGTCCGCATGCCGCCGAGCCATACGGACGAGGGCCTGCGGGCGGCCATCGCGGCCCGGGCCGAACTGCCGGGACTGCCGGTCCTGATCCTCTCCCAGTACGTCGAGCAGCTCTACGCCCGGGAGTTGCTCGCCGACGGCTCCGGCGGCATCGGCTACTTCCTCAAGGACAGCGTGTTCGACGCCGACCAGTTCATCGACGCCCTGGAACGCGTCGCGGCCGGCGGGACCGCGATGGATCCGGCCGTCATCGCCAAGCTGCTGTCCGGCGGTCCCTCCAACCGGCGCCTGGAGAAGCTCACCGAACGCGAGCACTCGGTGCTCGGCCTCATGGCCGAAGGACTGTCCAACCAGGTCATCGCCCAGCGCCTCTTCCTCAGCGAGAGCGCCATCGGGAAGTACACGACCTCCCTGTTCGGCAAGCTCGGCATCGTCGACGACGGCACCAACAACCGCCGTGTCCTCGCCGTCCTGGCCTATCTGAACAAGGACTGA
- a CDS encoding sensor histidine kinase has translation MRQLRTWSARIGVGFSRACAVAAVGTVIPAVWAAAIALGVRWGPGNPWSWLAPVVIVAVGTLALSRPVCRAVRHLVARWTGTVVPAGYREAPPVTRMATGHWWNGFGYERTRRDALMDQKWRIRWNDPATLRDLRFTAILPLTAGLVACLPPTGAAAAVLGLGLGAGGTAGRLAGLLGLLTAVAVSPYAWRTIEPVAVRFLRPSSAMALAERVEELTVQRADMTNIQAAEIRRIERDLHDGAQARLVGLGLSLATAEKLMETDPERAKALMKEARAGATASLTELRELVRGINPPVLSDRGLVDAVRALALDSPLDVTVDADLAHRPDAPVESALYFAVAELLNNAVKHAGATRVRVSLTWGETGTGTGTGSGTGTGAGTAIVVAVEDDGRGGALVRDGGGLAGLRRRLAVFDGTLEIISPAGGPTRVTLEVPCASS, from the coding sequence ATGAGACAGCTGCGTACGTGGTCGGCACGGATCGGCGTGGGGTTCTCAAGGGCGTGCGCCGTGGCGGCCGTCGGCACGGTGATCCCCGCCGTGTGGGCCGCCGCGATCGCGCTGGGCGTCCGGTGGGGACCGGGCAACCCCTGGTCGTGGCTCGCACCGGTCGTGATCGTGGCCGTGGGCACGCTCGCCCTGTCCCGGCCGGTCTGCCGGGCCGTCCGCCACCTCGTCGCCCGGTGGACCGGCACCGTCGTCCCCGCCGGCTACCGGGAGGCCCCGCCGGTCACGCGGATGGCCACCGGCCACTGGTGGAACGGCTTCGGGTACGAACGCACCCGCCGCGACGCCCTCATGGACCAGAAGTGGCGCATCCGGTGGAACGACCCCGCCACCCTGCGCGACCTGCGCTTCACGGCGATCCTGCCCCTCACCGCGGGCCTCGTCGCCTGTCTCCCGCCGACCGGGGCGGCCGCGGCCGTCCTCGGACTCGGGCTCGGCGCCGGGGGGACCGCCGGCCGCCTCGCCGGCCTGCTCGGCCTGCTGACGGCCGTCGCCGTGTCACCGTACGCCTGGCGCACGATCGAGCCGGTCGCCGTGCGCTTCCTGCGTCCGTCGTCCGCGATGGCTCTCGCGGAGCGGGTGGAGGAACTGACCGTCCAGCGGGCCGATATGACGAACATTCAGGCCGCGGAGATCCGCCGGATCGAGCGTGACCTGCACGACGGGGCGCAGGCCCGCCTGGTCGGCCTCGGGCTCTCCCTGGCGACGGCGGAGAAACTGATGGAGACCGATCCCGAGCGCGCGAAGGCCCTGATGAAGGAGGCACGGGCGGGCGCCACGGCCTCCCTGACCGAACTCAGGGAACTGGTCAGGGGCATCAACCCGCCCGTCCTGAGCGACCGGGGCCTCGTCGACGCCGTCCGCGCGCTCGCCCTGGACAGCCCGCTCGACGTCACCGTCGACGCGGACCTCGCGCACCGCCCGGACGCGCCCGTCGAATCGGCCCTGTACTTCGCCGTCGCGGAACTCCTGAACAACGCGGTCAAGCACGCCGGGGCGACCCGGGTACGCGTCTCCCTCACCTGGGGCGAAACCGGCACTGGAACGGGCACAGGCAGCGGCACCGGAACCGGCGCAGGCACCGCCATCGTCGTCGCGGTCGAGGACGACGGCCGCGGTGGAGCACTCGTCCGGGACGGCGGCGGGCTGGCGGGGCTGCGCCGCCGGCTCGCCGTCTTCGACGGCACCCTGGAGATCATCAGCCCGGCGGGCGGCCCGACCCGCGTGACCCTGGAGGTGCCATGCGCATCGTCGTAG
- a CDS encoding multicopper oxidase family protein, with translation MITRRSVLGGAVAAAGLPLLAPGTFAGGEAHAARTLPPAGPRRASDPVPPAFSTAMPVPPVLRPLSSSGGVDVYELTIRRARAQILPGTATEVLTYDGHFPGPVIHARSGRRVLVRHRNGLDMPVSVHLHGASVPPSSDGNPMDVFAPGASRTYVYTNRQPHASLWFHDHAHHMEAEHVYRGLTGSYLLTDDLEQSLPLPKGQYDVPITIRDARFDENGQLAYTMADRNRTTILANGRPTPYFRVAARKYRFRLLNGSNLRLFALSLSDGTPLTQMASDGGLLERPVAVPVLTLSPGERADVIVDFSRHRVGTRLVLTNSGPGNPAQIGKVLRFDVVRTADDPSSVPRVLRTLPPAAALPKAAVTRHIELSMDEDGRPDPRGFVNGQMFDPDRIDTTVAFGSSEIWQVTNANKRVPHNFHLHLVQFRVLERGGKPAGPTEAGLKDTVRVLPGETVKLHVTFDAFRGDYVYHCHMLDHSAMGMMATFRVR, from the coding sequence ATGATCACCCGTCGCAGCGTGCTGGGCGGGGCCGTCGCCGCCGCAGGCCTGCCGCTCCTCGCCCCCGGCACCTTCGCCGGGGGCGAGGCGCACGCGGCGCGGACCCTGCCGCCGGCCGGTCCCCGCCGCGCGTCCGATCCCGTACCGCCCGCCTTCTCCACGGCCATGCCGGTCCCGCCCGTACTGCGTCCCCTCAGCTCGTCGGGCGGCGTGGACGTCTACGAGCTGACCATCCGCAGGGCCCGAGCCCAGATCCTCCCGGGCACCGCCACCGAGGTCCTGACCTACGACGGACACTTCCCCGGCCCCGTCATCCACGCCCGCTCCGGGCGCCGGGTCCTGGTCCGCCACCGCAACGGCCTCGACATGCCCGTCTCCGTCCACCTGCACGGCGCGAGCGTCCCGCCCTCCTCCGACGGCAACCCGATGGACGTCTTCGCCCCCGGCGCCTCGCGGACGTACGTCTACACCAACCGGCAGCCGCACGCCTCGCTCTGGTTCCACGACCACGCCCACCACATGGAGGCCGAGCACGTCTACCGCGGTCTCACCGGCAGCTATCTGCTCACCGACGACCTCGAACAGAGCCTTCCGCTGCCCAAGGGCCAGTACGACGTTCCCATCACGATCCGCGACGCCCGCTTCGACGAGAACGGGCAGCTGGCGTACACGATGGCCGACCGGAACCGCACCACCATCCTCGCCAACGGCAGGCCCACCCCGTACTTCCGGGTCGCGGCCCGCAAGTACCGCTTCCGTCTGCTCAACGGCTCCAACCTGCGCCTCTTCGCGCTGAGCCTGTCCGACGGGACCCCGCTCACCCAGATGGCGTCGGACGGCGGACTGCTCGAACGCCCGGTCGCCGTACCCGTCCTCACCCTCTCGCCCGGCGAACGCGCCGACGTGATCGTCGACTTCTCCCGCCATCGCGTGGGCACCCGGCTGGTGCTCACCAACAGCGGGCCCGGAAATCCCGCACAGATCGGCAAGGTGCTCCGCTTCGACGTCGTGCGCACCGCCGACGACCCCAGCAGCGTCCCCCGGGTGCTCCGCACCCTGCCGCCCGCCGCCGCCCTGCCCAAGGCGGCCGTCACCCGCCACATCGAGCTCAGCATGGACGAGGACGGGCGGCCCGATCCGCGGGGATTCGTCAACGGGCAGATGTTCGACCCCGATCGCATCGACACCACCGTGGCCTTCGGGTCGTCCGAGATCTGGCAGGTCACCAACGCGAACAAGCGCGTCCCGCACAACTTCCATCTGCACCTGGTCCAGTTCCGCGTCCTGGAACGCGGCGGAAAGCCCGCGGGGCCGACCGAGGCGGGGCTGAAGGACACGGTCCGGGTGCTGCCGGGCGAGACGGTGAAACTGCACGTGACCTTCGACGCGTTCCGCGGCGACTACGTCTACCACTGCCACATGCTCGATCACTCGGCCATGGGCATGATGGCCACCTTCCGGGTCCGGTGA